One window of Campylobacter sp. RM12651 genomic DNA carries:
- a CDS encoding FAD-binding and (Fe-S)-binding domain-containing protein: protein MNNYELFYNEAKNMFKDRIFNDYLRCFAYGIDASCYKYVPKIVVIARNESEIQEIIRLANKYKTPLNFRAAGTSLSGQSSTDSVLVVIKFAFKKIAINDDASEISLGCGVVGINANLSLAKLSKKIGPDPATINSALIGGIVANNSSGMCCGTKDNSYKTLNSIRVILNDGTILDTKDKANVEEFKRTHANLINEIRAIKEEIKNDSELYELIKRKFKIKNTTGYAINSFIDYDDEIDILAHLFVGSEGTLGFVSEARLKTIDDLPYKACALLFFNDISDAANTISEFAKYDFINSAEIMDYASLKAASSYDELKDLLSDIKDNNTCVLIQTESDNEEVLNANIVKIKELSSKTFKSYYSKEKSEYDLWWKIRKALLPIAASKRPVGATVITEDVCFEIKDLANGISAIQDLFKEFNFEGIIFGHALAGNIHFIITPNLNDKTEFENFAKLVEKMSSVVASFGGSIKAEHGTGRMVAPFVEIEWGKKAYAINCKIKDILDKDNIFNPDVIITKDKDIYKKNIKNQSPVDEALNLCMECGFCERFCPSNEISLSPRQRIAVLKEMKSLEELNDEDSKKKLKDMKKLYNFYVDTTCAACGVCSMVCPLGINFADFSLKYRKANQGAISRIIGNFAYNHHETTLALAKTSLKIANKFDNYKLNNLLATFNLPQSRNYLPRANDYKYSTNTQEENVIYFTSCLNKAFKPNAKMSDKRSIQEVFESLCKKAGIGIIYAPNDLCCGKAYENYENIQIANEAKLNEYLSNQNCSVVIDHSACSAKVVKNHKGKVYDLSEYLYKVIAPRLKITKVNEPIGLYIMCAARKMHIEDSIMSLAKLCADEIVIDNDTYCCGFAGYKGFLTPKLNISATNNFKKFYSSTNVKRGFSSSSTCEVGLSDATNMSWQHIAYLLDECSN, encoded by the coding sequence ATGAATAATTATGAATTATTTTATAATGAAGCTAAGAATATGTTTAAAGATAGGATATTTAATGACTATCTTAGATGTTTTGCTTATGGAATTGATGCGTCTTGTTATAAATATGTCCCTAAGATAGTAGTAATAGCAAGAAATGAGAGCGAAATACAAGAAATAATTAGACTAGCAAATAAATATAAAACTCCATTAAACTTTAGAGCAGCAGGAACTAGCTTAAGTGGTCAAAGCTCAACGGATAGTGTTTTAGTAGTAATTAAGTTTGCATTCAAAAAAATCGCTATAAATGATGATGCTAGTGAGATTAGTTTAGGTTGTGGTGTTGTTGGAATTAATGCTAATTTATCATTAGCTAAATTAAGTAAAAAAATTGGCCCAGACCCTGCTACGATTAATTCAGCTTTAATTGGTGGTATTGTTGCTAATAACTCAAGTGGTATGTGCTGTGGAACTAAGGATAATTCTTATAAAACTTTAAATAGTATTAGAGTGATATTAAATGATGGAACTATCTTAGATACTAAAGATAAAGCAAATGTGGAAGAATTTAAAAGAACTCACGCTAATTTAATTAATGAAATTAGAGCTATTAAAGAAGAGATTAAAAATGATAGCGAATTATATGAATTAATTAAACGCAAATTTAAAATCAAAAACACAACAGGCTATGCTATAAATTCTTTCATTGATTATGATGATGAAATAGATATTTTAGCTCATTTATTTGTAGGTAGCGAAGGGACTTTAGGTTTTGTTAGTGAAGCAAGACTTAAAACTATTGATGATTTACCTTATAAAGCCTGTGCTTTATTGTTTTTTAATGATATTAGTGATGCTGCAAATACTATTAGTGAATTTGCAAAATATGATTTTATAAATTCAGCTGAAATTATGGATTATGCTAGTTTAAAAGCTGCTAGTAGTTATGATGAATTAAAAGATTTATTAAGTGATATAAAAGACAATAATACCTGTGTATTAATTCAAACTGAAAGCGATAATGAAGAAGTTTTAAATGCAAATATAGTTAAAATTAAAGAGCTTTCAAGCAAAACTTTTAAATCATATTATTCTAAAGAAAAAAGCGAATATGATTTATGGTGGAAGATTAGAAAAGCGCTTTTACCAATAGCAGCTAGTAAAAGACCTGTTGGAGCTACTGTTATTACTGAAGATGTGTGTTTTGAGATAAAAGATTTAGCAAATGGTATTAGTGCTATTCAAGATTTATTTAAAGAATTTAATTTTGAAGGTATTATTTTTGGTCACGCATTAGCTGGAAATATTCACTTTATCATTACTCCTAATTTAAATGACAAAACCGAATTTGAAAATTTTGCAAAATTAGTAGAAAAAATGTCAAGTGTAGTAGCTAGTTTTGGTGGAAGTATTAAAGCAGAGCATGGCACAGGAAGAATGGTTGCACCTTTTGTTGAGATTGAGTGGGGTAAAAAAGCTTATGCTATAAACTGCAAGATAAAAGATATTCTTGATAAAGATAATATATTTAATCCTGATGTAATTATTACAAAAGATAAAGATATTTATAAGAAAAATATCAAAAACCAAAGCCCTGTTGATGAAGCTTTAAATTTATGTATGGAATGTGGATTTTGCGAGAGATTTTGTCCATCAAATGAAATCAGCCTAAGCCCTAGACAAAGAATTGCAGTGCTTAAAGAGATGAAGAGTTTAGAAGAATTAAACGACGAAGATAGCAAGAAAAAATTAAAAGATATGAAAAAGCTTTATAATTTTTATGTAGATACTACCTGTGCTGCTTGTGGGGTTTGTTCTATGGTATGTCCTTTAGGTATTAATTTTGCTGATTTTAGCTTAAAATATAGAAAAGCAAATCAAGGAGCTATTTCAAGAATTATCGGTAATTTTGCTTATAATCACCACGAAACTACTTTAGCTCTAGCAAAAACTTCTTTAAAAATTGCTAATAAATTTGATAATTACAAATTAAATAATTTACTAGCTACATTTAATTTACCACAAAGTAGAAATTACTTGCCTAGAGCAAATGATTATAAGTATTCAACAAATACTCAAGAAGAAAATGTTATATATTTTACAAGTTGTTTAAATAAAGCATTTAAGCCTAATGCAAAAATGAGTGATAAAAGAAGCATTCAAGAAGTATTTGAAAGTCTATGTAAAAAGGCAGGAATTGGAATAATCTACGCTCCAAATGATTTATGCTGCGGAAAGGCTTATGAGAATTATGAAAATATTCAAATTGCTAATGAAGCAAAATTAAATGAGTATTTATCTAATCAAAATTGCAGCGTTGTGATTGATCATTCTGCCTGTTCGGCTAAGGTAGTTAAAAATCATAAAGGTAAAGTTTATGATTTGAGTGAATATTTATACAAAGTAATTGCTCCAAGATTAAAAATCACAAAAGTAAATGAGCCAATAGGCTTATATATTATGTGTGCTGCTAGAAAAATGCATATAGAAGATAGCATAATGAGTTTAGCTAAATTATGTGCTGATGAAATAGTAATTGATAATGATACATACTGCTGTGGATTTGCTGGATATAAAGGCTTTTTAACTCCTAAGCTAAATATAAGTGCTACAAATAATTTTAAGAAATTTTACTCAAGCACTAATGTTAAAAGAGGCTTTAGTTCATCTAGCACTTGCGAAGTAGGACTTAGCGATGCTACTAATATGTCTTGGCAACATATTGCTTATTTATTAGACGAATGCAGTAATTAA
- a CDS encoding hydantoinase/carbamoylase family amidase, translated as MKILADDIKFHINNLAKITETNRPFTRLVFTNTYEEGRKYIKNHFLNLGLNVIYDDFANMLAIKKGKSNECIIIGSHSDTVASGGRFDGVLGVVSAMVIATALKDIQLDKTLIFCDYLGEEPNYFGLSCVGSRGMSGNLSKEQLDIKVNDTKLSDMIIKSGGNKSFRTFNELGIGKLIESYELHIEQGNMLESLNTKIGIVNKIVGISRFNVEFKGLSNHAGTTAMHLRKDALLNSSKFIVWLNDKAIEYSKQAYTVATVGACSVMPNAANVISNSVKISIDLRSEDDLIRINFIKEIEEKLKDLDANYKLVSDSNATPADDLIIKNLKQTADELQVSNIIMPSGAGHDSAFMAKIASMGMIFIPSKNGLSHHPDEESSFEDAAIGTQIILNNILRSGYEK; from the coding sequence ATGAAAATACTTGCAGATGATATTAAATTTCATATAAATAATTTAGCAAAAATTACAGAAACAAATCGTCCTTTTACTAGATTGGTATTTACTAATACTTATGAAGAAGGTAGAAAATATATTAAAAATCATTTTTTAAATTTAGGACTTAATGTTATATATGATGATTTTGCCAATATGTTAGCTATTAAAAAGGGCAAAAGTAATGAATGTATTATAATAGGTTCTCATAGCGATACCGTTGCTAGTGGTGGTAGATTTGATGGAGTTTTAGGTGTTGTATCTGCTATGGTAATTGCTACAGCTTTAAAAGATATACAATTAGATAAAACTTTAATTTTTTGTGATTATTTAGGAGAAGAGCCTAATTATTTTGGTTTATCTTGCGTAGGTTCTAGGGGAATGTCTGGTAATTTGAGTAAAGAACAACTTGATATTAAAGTTAATGATACTAAATTATCAGATATGATAATCAAATCAGGTGGTAATAAATCATTTAGAACTTTTAACGAATTAGGAATAGGTAAGCTTATTGAAAGTTATGAATTGCATATTGAACAAGGAAATATGTTAGAGAGTTTAAATACTAAGATTGGTATTGTAAATAAAATTGTAGGTATTTCAAGATTTAATGTGGAATTTAAAGGTTTAAGCAATCACGCAGGAACAACAGCTATGCATTTAAGAAAAGATGCTTTATTAAATTCTTCAAAATTTATTGTATGGTTAAATGATAAAGCTATTGAGTATTCTAAACAAGCTTATACGGTAGCAACCGTTGGGGCGTGTAGTGTAATGCCTAATGCTGCTAATGTTATTTCTAATAGTGTAAAAATAAGTATAGATTTAAGAAGTGAAGATGATTTAATAAGAATAAATTTTATTAAAGAGATTGAAGAAAAGTTAAAAGATTTAGACGCTAATTATAAATTAGTATCAGATTCTAATGCTACTCCTGCTGATGATTTAATTATTAAGAATTTAAAACAAACAGCAGATGAGCTACAAGTAAGTAACATTATTATGCCAAGTGGGGCAGGGCATGATAGTGCTTTTATGGCTAAGATAGCTTCTATGGGTATGATTTTTATACCTAGCAAAAATGGTTTATCTCATCATCCTGATGAAGAAAGCTCATTTGAAGATGCAGCTATTGGCACTCAAATTATTTTAAATAACATATTAAGGAGTGGTTATGAAAAATAG
- a CDS encoding MFS transporter: MKNRTRTVIAASMGNALEWYDFSLFAFFAVYISANFFPKEADPITNMINTFLLFGVGFIARPIGAILCGYIGDKYGRKKSLLLTISTMAIGIIIIVLTPKFQDIGYLAPIMLLVARLFQGFSAGGEIGGATSYLLENADKKQRLLYTSFLQSTIGIANILSALAGVIITTIFTTQDIYDGAWKYAFAFGLLIIPVGVYIRNKSNESAVFIEQQKENKNKAPLKDLLKDYKGRIFTGMLFSTLWTAGVYSLIIFMPTFYHKFLGYDMQLGYTASFLGNIFLTLGCFFAVFIAHKIGLIKSLMISIGLLSFMPFLALYVLLGSSNAFLLFAIHIILCLLISFFVGLAPAIMSLLFPAHVRSSGLSISYNLVAIFFAGFTPAIITYLAKFSLFAPAAWTLLSCILAFWGVVRMKKLGLDNWQEF, encoded by the coding sequence ATGAAAAATAGAACAAGAACCGTTATAGCAGCTTCTATGGGTAATGCTTTAGAATGGTATGATTTTTCTTTATTTGCATTTTTTGCAGTATATATTAGTGCTAATTTTTTTCCAAAAGAAGCAGACCCAATTACTAATATGATTAATACTTTTTTATTATTTGGGGTTGGTTTTATAGCAAGACCTATTGGTGCTATATTATGTGGTTATATAGGTGATAAATATGGTAGGAAAAAGTCTTTATTGCTAACTATTTCAACAATGGCTATAGGAATAATTATTATAGTATTAACTCCAAAATTTCAAGATATAGGATATTTAGCTCCTATTATGCTTTTAGTAGCAAGATTATTTCAAGGATTTAGTGCAGGTGGAGAAATCGGTGGAGCAACTAGTTATTTATTAGAAAATGCTGATAAAAAGCAAAGATTATTATATACTTCATTTTTGCAATCAACCATTGGAATTGCTAATATATTATCTGCATTAGCTGGAGTTATTATTACTACTATATTTACTACTCAAGATATTTATGATGGTGCTTGGAAATATGCTTTTGCTTTCGGGCTTTTGATTATTCCTGTTGGTGTATATATTCGTAATAAATCTAATGAAAGTGCAGTTTTTATTGAGCAACAAAAAGAGAACAAAAACAAAGCACCTTTAAAAGATTTATTAAAAGATTATAAAGGTAGAATTTTTACAGGTATGCTCTTTAGCACATTATGGACTGCTGGAGTTTATAGTTTAATTATTTTTATGCCTACTTTTTATCATAAATTCTTAGGCTATGATATGCAATTAGGCTATACTGCTAGTTTTTTAGGAAATATATTTTTGACATTAGGGTGTTTTTTTGCAGTGTTTATAGCACATAAAATTGGTCTTATAAAATCTCTTATGATTTCTATTGGGCTTTTATCTTTTATGCCATTTTTGGCTTTATATGTTTTATTAGGTAGTAGCAATGCTTTTTTATTATTTGCTATTCATATAATTTTATGTTTATTAATTAGCTTTTTTGTTGGATTAGCACCTGCTATTATGAGTTTATTATTTCCTGCTCATGTAAGAAGTAGTGGTTTGAGTATTTCTTATAATTTAGTTGCAATATTTTTTGCAGGATTTACTCCGGCAATTATTACATATTTAGCAAAATTTAGCTTATTTGCTCCTGCTGCTTGGACTTTATTGTCTTGTATTTTAGCGTTTTGGGGAGTTGTAAGAATGAAAAAATTAGGTCTTGATAATTGGCAAGAGTTTTAA
- a CDS encoding dihydroorotase family protein, whose amino-acid sequence MKTYVSKLVLKDTIGIGVLVVKEELFSRVELFLEKDYQKSIKELANIYGFSEDAIDLRDKIIFPSAIDSQVHSRSQANNEDFELASKQASAGGVSVMVEMPYDAGLLISNANNFNKKLKDGLENSYVDFALYATINPEDGIKNIEELIKLGACGFKLSLFGTDPVRFPRIPPYLMYEVMLECAKYDVMVGVHNEDHESVIYLTEKIKQERTDYKAHNLSRPEWVENIAVNTIYELGASARAKAHVVHASNKRALEIANNYKKDGYKASVECCLHYLICSEEDEVRRLNGIAKINPPIRDLANKEAIWECLKNGLVDVVSTDHVRWSKDRKSNENIFLNSSGAAGLEVLLPLFLSECKKRNVDLSLASKLLSTNPAKLFKLPNKGELKAGNDADFVILSEDTYKYYAKDGFSNLDYSLYEGYEMLYKINEHYVRGNKVFDGKNVYKFNAKFINPNEN is encoded by the coding sequence ATGAAAACTTATGTTTCTAAATTAGTATTAAAAGATACTATAGGTATTGGTGTTTTAGTTGTTAAAGAAGAGCTCTTTAGTAGAGTAGAATTATTTTTAGAAAAAGATTATCAAAAGAGCATAAAAGAATTAGCAAATATTTATGGTTTTAGTGAAGACGCAATTGATTTAAGAGATAAGATTATTTTTCCATCGGCTATTGATTCTCAAGTGCATTCTCGTTCTCAAGCAAATAATGAAGATTTTGAACTAGCAAGCAAACAAGCAAGTGCAGGTGGTGTTAGTGTAATGGTAGAAATGCCTTATGATGCAGGATTACTTATATCAAACGCAAATAATTTTAATAAAAAATTAAAAGATGGCTTAGAAAATTCTTATGTTGATTTTGCTCTTTATGCAACCATAAATCCAGAAGATGGTATAAAAAATATTGAAGAATTAATAAAATTAGGTGCTTGTGGCTTTAAATTATCTTTATTTGGAACAGACCCTGTTAGATTTCCTAGAATACCACCATATTTAATGTATGAAGTTATGCTTGAATGTGCAAAATATGATGTAATGGTAGGAGTGCATAATGAAGACCATGAAAGTGTTATTTATCTAACTGAAAAAATAAAACAAGAAAGAACAGACTATAAAGCACATAATTTATCTCGCCCTGAGTGGGTTGAAAATATAGCTGTAAATACTATATATGAATTAGGAGCTAGTGCAAGAGCAAAAGCTCATGTTGTTCATGCTTCTAATAAAAGAGCTTTAGAAATTGCTAATAATTATAAAAAAGATGGCTACAAAGCTAGTGTTGAATGCTGTTTGCATTATTTAATTTGCTCTGAAGAAGATGAGGTTAGAAGATTAAATGGTATTGCTAAAATCAACCCACCAATAAGAGATTTAGCCAACAAAGAAGCTATATGGGAATGTTTAAAAAATGGCTTAGTTGATGTAGTTTCAACAGACCATGTAAGATGGAGTAAAGATAGAAAGAGCAATGAGAATATATTTTTAAATTCTAGTGGAGCTGCCGGTCTTGAAGTGTTATTACCTTTATTTTTAAGTGAATGTAAAAAAAGAAATGTAGATTTAAGTTTAGCTTCTAAATTACTATCAACTAATCCAGCGAAATTGTTTAAATTGCCAAATAAAGGAGAATTAAAAGCTGGAAATGATGCTGATTTTGTTATTTTAAGTGAAGATACTTATAAGTATTATGCAAAAGATGGTTTTAGTAATCTTGATTATAGTTTGTATGAAGGCTATGAAATGCTTTATAAAATAAATGAACACTATGTTAGGGGTAATAAAGTATTTGATGGTAAAAATGTATATAAATTTAATGCAAAATTTATAAATCCTAACGAGAATTGA